In Legionella lytica, one genomic interval encodes:
- a CDS encoding glycine-rich domain-containing protein — translation MSMELMHILSYRNPAVVSYFCHHHPEFSMQEGELLFADLLAWLWLNHQRAKQGKKTYLFGPLLILDQLWHAFILHTRDYVHFSQHYFGAYMHHDVEPIGFEHFMEEDELRDYLQDCFGYLGEEWVARRFADAL, via the coding sequence ATGAGCATGGAACTTATGCACATACTGAGCTACCGTAATCCTGCGGTAGTCAGCTATTTTTGCCATCACCATCCTGAGTTTAGTATGCAAGAGGGAGAGCTTTTGTTTGCTGATCTTTTGGCATGGTTATGGCTCAATCACCAACGAGCAAAACAGGGTAAAAAAACATACCTCTTTGGCCCTTTGCTTATTCTTGACCAGTTATGGCATGCCTTCATTTTGCATACCAGGGACTATGTACATTTTTCTCAGCATTATTTTGGCGCCTATATGCATCATGATGTTGAACCGATTGGTTTTGAGCATTTCATGGAAGAAGATGAATTGCGAGATTATCTGCAAGATTGCTTCGGCTATTTAGGTGAAGAATGGGTTGCTCGACGCTTCGCGGACGCGCTTTAA
- a CDS encoding PH domain-containing protein has product MIDKKTDSNVVYFTRMHWIIFFWPSLALGGALGLTSYVPHLREVGYGLTVFALAWMFMTWVTYYFSSLTIKTNQVILRTGVVVRRTIDIPLSKIEAIDIRQSIMGSILRYGMVSITGTGGTRRVINYLNNPLTCRRYIEQLMDQLHNNS; this is encoded by the coding sequence ATGATTGATAAAAAAACAGACAGTAATGTTGTCTATTTTACCCGAATGCATTGGATTATATTTTTTTGGCCTAGCCTCGCTTTGGGGGGGGCTTTGGGGTTAACATCGTATGTCCCTCATTTACGTGAGGTCGGGTATGGGCTGACAGTCTTTGCTTTAGCATGGATGTTTATGACTTGGGTTACGTATTACTTTTCCTCGTTGACTATAAAGACGAATCAGGTCATTTTGCGTACTGGGGTTGTGGTCAGACGAACCATTGATATCCCTTTAAGTAAGATCGAAGCAATCGATATACGCCAATCGATCATGGGCAGTATTTTACGTTATGGGATGGTGTCGATTACTGGTACCGGAGGAACACGTCGCGTTATTAATTATTTAAATAACCCATTAACGTGCAGACGTTATATCGAACAATTAATGGATCAGCTTCATAACAATAGTTAA
- a CDS encoding DUF721 domain-containing protein, translating to MRSINRCLNKQLVDLCQRSLQLEDLSSKLRQFLPEELAKECQVGSFNKGCLLITTANSAWSSQLRYLIPELRDNLRKSGLYQLLSIKVSVVAPVVQYEKTVEPKKQQLSAKAKEVILSESQHCSYEPLQKALLHLAEST from the coding sequence ATGCGCTCTATAAATCGTTGCCTGAATAAACAACTCGTTGACCTTTGCCAGCGTTCATTACAGTTGGAAGATCTATCTAGTAAGCTACGCCAATTTCTTCCAGAGGAATTAGCTAAAGAGTGCCAAGTGGGAAGTTTTAATAAAGGCTGTTTATTAATTACCACAGCTAATTCCGCCTGGTCATCGCAGTTACGTTATTTAATTCCTGAGCTACGTGATAATTTACGTAAATCAGGCCTCTATCAATTGCTCTCCATTAAAGTTTCTGTAGTTGCTCCTGTTGTGCAGTATGAAAAAACCGTAGAGCCGAAAAAACAGCAATTATCAGCGAAAGCCAAAGAAGTAATTCTAAGTGAAAGTCAGCACTGTAGTTATGAGCCCTTACAGAAAGCCTTACTGCATTTAGCAGAGAGTACTTAA